A stretch of DNA from Candidatus Methanomethylicota archaeon:
ATAGCCATAGTATCAACTCAAGATATTGAAAAAATGAAGGAAAATTTATTAAAAATAGAAGGAATTACTTCAGTAAAATTTGAGATTTTAGAAAATAAAGATTTTGATACAACTGAAGCAATAGCTGCTATGAATAAATTAAATGAAATAGAACATTTAATATCCACAGTAGAGAGCACTAGTAAAGAAAATACTGGAGCTATAGTAGATATTATTAAAGATAAGTATAGATTAAGTGAAATAAGAGTTAATGTAAAGAGTTTGGATAAACTCTTTAATCTTGTAGGAGAGTTAGTATTAGCTAAGTCAAGATTAAATAATATTGTAAAATCACTTGATTCTAATGAATTAAAAGAAGTTCAAAGATTTTTAGAAGGTGTAGTTAATGAAATTCAAAATGAAATAATGTCCATAAGACTTGTGCCAATTGGTCAAGTATTTGGAGTATTTCATAGAATGGTTAGAGATTTAGCTAAGGAATTAAATAAAGAAATTGACTTAATAATTCAAGGTGAGGAAACAGCAGTTGATAGAAAAATATTAGAAGAACTCATAGATCCAATAATTCACATTATAAGAAATGCTGTAGATCATGGAATAGAAACCCCTTCTGAAAGATTGAAAAATGGTAAAAATGCTATTGGAACTATAAAAATAAATGCTTATAGAGATGCTTCTAGTTTTATATTAGACATAGAAGATGATGGAAGAGGCATTGATCCTAAATTAATTAAAGAAAGAGCATTAAGAATTGGATTAATAAGTGAAAGTAAAGCAGAAGCCATGTCTGATGAAGAAGCAATTTATTTAATATGTATGCCAGGATTTACTACAAAAGACAAAGCTTCTAATATTTCTGGAAGAGGAGTTGGAATGAGTGCTGTAAAAAGTAAAATAGAAGCTATGGGAGGTTCTTTAACAATAAAATCTACTCTTGGATTAGGGACTAAAATTACAATAAGACTTCCAGCTTCAATGGCAATGATAAAAATACTTGTAGTAAGAGTCGGAGAGGAATATTATTCTATTCCACTATCTGATGTTGTTGAAATTGTACAATTGAAAAATATAAAATATATAAAAGGACAACCATTCATGGATCTTCGAGGTAAAGTAATAAGATTATTCTCACTTTCTGAACTTTTAGGAATAAGAGAAAATAAAAAACAGAATTATGTAGTAATAGTTAAAAAAGCAGATGATAAAGAATATGGATTCTTAGTATCAGAAATTGTTGGTGAAGATGAAGTAACTATGAGACCATTTCCACAAATACTTCAAGGAACGCGTGGTTTACTTGGAGCTTCAATATTAGGAGATGGAAGACCAACTTTTATAATAGATGTAATGACGTTGGTCTAATATGATACTTTCAATAAAAACTAAACTTCTCATAAGCTTTACTACAATGTTAATTTTATTTATAATTATTAATTCCTTAATATTGCCATATACAGAAATTAGAATTTATTTTTCAATAATGTCAATAGTAACAATAATTCTTTCTACTATATATACACTATACATAAATAAAGTTGCATTTTTACCAATTGAAAAAATAGATAAATTTCTTACTAAAATTATAATGGAAGGAGAGTTTTCAAATAGATTAAAAATTTCTGGTGGAAAAGAAATTAATAGATTAGTAAATACAATTAATATGTTATTATCTGAACTTGAAAATTTAATACAAAAAGAAAGAAAAATTTTTGAGAATAAATTAGAAGCTTTTAAATTAGAATATAATAAGAAAATTGAAGATTTTCTAAATATTACAAAATCCATAGTTTTGACTTGGAGTATAGATGGAAAAGTTAAAAAAATTAATAATTATGGATTAAATTTACTTGGTTTTTCAGATTTAGAAATTTTAGAGAAGAATATTGAAGAAATTTTTAAAATTTCTATACATGATTTATTTCAAAAAAAATCGCACATAAGTGAAATTGTAAAAAAAGATGGATCAAAAATTTGGATTAAATGGACTCATAAAATTATTGAAGAAAATGGTGAAATAGTAATAATTTCCATAGGAGAAGATATTACTGAAAAAATAAATATTAAAAATTTAGAAATTAAAAAAGCAAGAATAACAAATAATTTTTATGAAAAATTAATTTCTAAAAGAGATTCTTTAAATGAAATTTTAGAAGTTGTTATTAATGAATCTATTCAACTTACAGAATCAAAAAGTGGATTATTATGGATATTAGAAGGAAATGAAGGATGGGCTTGTATTATTAAAAATGGAATTAAAGAAATAATAAATTTAAGTTCAATTAATTTAAAAAATAAAATATTTGAAATTAAAGAACCTATTATAGAAAATTCTTCATATATTTATATACCAGAAATTGATTTTAAAACTAACAGATATTTAATAATTCCATGCAATTTGAAAAATATAAAAGCAGGAATTCTTGTATGTGATAAAGATTTTAACTATGATAATGAAGATCTTGAAATAATTAATCTTATTTCTAAGTACTTTATTTTAACTATAGAAAGATATAAACTTGAAGAAAAATTTAGAAAGAATATTGAAGAAATTATTACAATATTTGATAGTATAGATAATCCAATATATGTAGTAGATATAAATACTCATGAAATTTTATATGCAAATAAATATTTGTGTAATATATTAAGTGAAAATCCTATAGGAAAAATATGCTATAAAGAATTAAAGAATTCTAACAAACCATGTGAATATTGTATAAATGATGCTCTTTTAAAACAAGGTATTTTTAAATGGGATGAATATAATGAAAAATTTAAAAAATATTATAGTAACATTAGTAGATTAATTAAATGGCCTGATGGAAGAATTGTAAAATTTGAATATGCTATTGATATTAGTGATAGAAAATACTTAGAAGAACAACTTAAAAATAAAATTATTGAATTAGAAAATTATAGTAGAAATTTAGAAAACATTGTTGAAGAAAAATCAAAAGCATTAGTTGAAAAAGAAAGACTTGCAACAATAGGTGAAATGGCATTAATGATAGGACATGATCTTAGAAATCCTCTTCAAGCTATAGTATATTCATTATATTTAATCAAAAAGAATAATGGTAATTCAATTGAAAAATATATTGAAAGTATTTCTAATTCTGTAGAATATATGAATAAAATAGTATCAGATCTCCAAGATTTTGCAAGACCAATAAAAATGAAAGTAAAAAATGAAAAAATAAAACAAGTTTTTGAAAATACTCTATCATTAGTAAAAATACCAGATAATATAAAATTAATAATTGATGTTGATTCTAATATAGAAGGAGAGATTGATGAAAGATTAATTTCAAGAGCACTTATTAATTTAATAATAAATGCAATACAAGCAATGCCTAATGGAGGAATTTTAAGACTTTCTGCAAAAATAGAAAATAATTGGATTAAAATAATTATTGAAGATACAGGAATGGGGATGAGTAAAGAAGTTCTTAATAATTTATTCAAACCTTTCTATACAACAAAACCAAAAGGAATGGGGTTAGGCCTTTGTATTGTAAAGAGATTTATAGAAGAACATGGAGGAAAAATCTTTGTTGAATCAGAATTAGGAAAAGGAACTAAATTTACAATAGAAATACCTAGAAAAATTCAATATTAATAAATTATTTATAAATTATTTATAAAAGATATAATATAATTAATTAAAGAAGATGATTTTTATGAAAATTATTGTAACTGGTGGATGTGGCTTTATTGGAAGTAATCTTGTTGAACAATTAGTAAAAGATGGTTATGAAGTAATAATTTTTGATAATTTAAGTACTGGTAATTTAAAAAATATTGAAGGATTAAATGTAAAATTCTTTAATAAGCCATATGAAAAAATGAGTGAATTAGTATCTAATATAGATATAATTTTTCACTTAGGCATGCCATCTTCTTCACCAATGTATAAAAATAATCCTGAATTAGTAGGTAAAACAATAAATGATGCTATAGCAATATTTGAATATGCTCGAAAAAATAATTGCAAAATTGTATATGCAAGCACTAGTAGTCTATATAATGGTAATATACCACCATATAAAGAAGATATGCCAATATATGTAACAGATTATTATACAGAATGTAGATATGCAATTGAGAGATTAGCTATGTTATACAATAAGCTATATGGAGTTAAATCTGTGGGATTAAGGCTTTTTAGTGTTTATGGACCAAAAGAAGAATATAAAAAAGAATATGCTAATATAATTTCACAATTTTTATGGCTTATAAAACAAAATAAACCTCCAATAATATATGGTGATGGAAATCAAACACGTGATTTTATACATGTATTAGATGTAGTTAAAGCTTTTATTCTTGCTATGGAAAAAGATTTTGAATATGAAATATTCAATATTGGAACTGGTAAAGCATATAGTTTTAATGATGTAATAAATTTAATTAATAAAATTCTTGAAAAGAATATAAAGCCAATTTATAAACCAAATCCAATTAAAAATTATGTTTATCATACATTAGCAGATACTTCTAAAGCTGAAAAAATTTTAGAATTTAAAGCAAAAATAAATCTTGAAGATGGAATAAAAAGTTTAATAAAATAATTAAAATAAATAATATTTAAGACCAAGTGATGAAAATGTTAATTTAACATAATCCATGGCTTTATCTATTTCACTTCCCATATGTATTAAATGACCACCACATTTAGATTTACAATCACTATTTCCAAAACCATTTATTATTAAAAAACCAAAATTTCTTAATTTTTTAACAATTATACACTCTAATCTTTCATTAGAATAACAATAAATTATGTATAATAATTGAGATTTTGGTAAAAGATAGTCTATATGCCAATGTTTATTTTTTATAATATTCATAAATGTTCTTAAATGTCTATTTAATCTACCATTAATTCCACCCAAAGCCGATCCTATGTAAACATAAACTCCTTTTTCTAAATAAAAAAACTTCCTTCCTATTTCAATATTATATGCTTTATTTAAATATAATATTAAAGCATAACAACCTTTCATTTTATAACCTCGTAATATTTATTTTTTAGAAATAACAATTTTATTTTTAGCGATGATATGGAATTCGGGTTCTGATAAAAAATGAAGAAACGGGCTAAATGAGCTAAATTTTTATAATAATAAATTCTTTTTATATTTGGCAATGATCGAAGGGCAAAGCTCAGAATTAATGAAGAAGCCGCTACAATAGTGAGCCATTTATAATTCTTCTTCCTCAGGACTTGTAGTTTGAAGAGCTAATTCAAGAAGAGCTTCTTCAGCTTTTTCATCTAATGCTGGTGCAATTACGAATACTTCTTTATCAATATAATTATCATCAGTATATTCATTATCAAAAGATATTATATAAACTGGAATATGAAAAACAACAGTTCCTTCTGGAGTTCTTGACATATTGTATTGTGAATAGATTTCATATTGTTCTTTAGTTATTGGTAATTTTACTGATATTGGATATTGAGGATCTCTTATTACAGTAAAATCTGCTTTTTCAACATTCCAAAGAGATAAAGCTTCCATTACTTTCTTTTTTACTACTTCTTTTAAATCTCCTTTTTCCCTTGTTTTTGAAATAATATTTCCTTCTTTAGCTCTTATTATTACTACTTCCAAAATTAACCCTCCTTTTCTATTTTTTCTAATAATTGTTTTATACCCATTTCTATATCAGGCATTCCTTTTTCATTATCTGGAATTTTTGTCATTACATGTTTTATTATTCCATTTTTTAATTTTATAAAAACTTGAGGAATTTCTACACCACCAAATTCATCTTTTTCACCATAAGTTACTAAAAAATCATAATCTTCTTTTTTAATTTCAATTGGAATATTTTTAAGCTTTGATACTCCTTCACATATTTGCATTATATATTTACTTCTTTCTTCCCAATCTGCTATAACAGCAATTATACTTTCAACATTCATTTTCAACACCATTGGTTTTTAGAAAAAATATATATTTAAATATTAGCTAAATTTTGGCCTCATGGATAATAACATAGGAAGACAAAGTGGAATTTTTGGCTTTGATGATATTTTTTCTAAAATTTCTGATATTAATGAATTTAATTCTTTTTTAAATATTCCTTCTCCTCTAATTCTAATTGAAAGTTCATTTGAAGTTATTTCTTTTTCTCCAATAACTATTATATAAGGAATCCATTCCATTTCAGCATCTCTTATTTTTTTAGAAACACTTTCTTCTCTATCATCTACATCAACTCTTATAGAAGCTTGAGAAATTTTTGAAGCTATTTCTAAAGCTTTATTTAAATAATTCATACTTACAGGTATAATTCTCACTTGAATTGGACTTAACCATAATGGAAGTTTTGGAACTTTTCCAGATTTTTGATTTTTAATTGCTTGTTCTAATATTACCCCCATCCAACGTTCAATTGAGCCCATTGAACTATGAAGTATTATACAACCTTTCTTTTGACCATTTTCATCTATATATGTAATTCCATATCTAGTAGCATCTTCAATATCAAGTTGAACAGTTGAAAGTTGAATATTTCCTCCTGTTGAATCAATTGCTTGATATTCATGTTTTATAATCCAATAATGTTTCATTTCTGGAAGTAGTTCAATTAAAGCAGGTTTATTAACAATTTTAAGTAAAGATATTAACCAATCTTTATTTTTTTCATAAAATTCTTTTACAATTCTAAAAGCTATGGCATATTCTATTTCCATAGCATTTGTTAATTCAGTATATTTTTCAAAAAGTAGTTTATATTCTGATAAACCTTGATTAATATTTATACAAAAACAATGAATATCTGGCATTGTAAATGCTCTTAATCTTTTTAAACCTACACATTCACCACTTTGTTCAAGTCTAAAAGAGTGAGAAAGTTCATAAACTCTAATAGGGAGTTGTTTATAACTCATAATAACATCTTTCATCATTCTAAAAAGTCCAAAATCTCCAGCAAATCTAAGAGTAAATTCTTTATTATCAATTTTTAATCTATAATCTCTTTCTCTAAATTTTTCAACTTGTTCTGCTATATCAGGTTCATCAAGTTTATAAAGCATAGGAGTTTCAATTTTAAGAGCTTTAAGTTCTTTAATTGCAAGTTCATTTGCAAATTCTTCAAGACTTTCTTTAATTATTAAACCTTTAGGATAAAATCTAAAATGTCCAATATCTGAAGCAGGTTCATAATCAACAAGTTCAAATCTTTTCATAAGTTTTATATGAGCAGGTGGGCCATGTTCTTCTTTTAATCCAGCTTCATTTTTTATTAATTGTAATAATGGAGTTTCTATATTTAAATTCAAAAAAGTTTCTGGTTTTGATAAATCTATTGGTATTTCTCTTCCATCTGGCATTAAAATTAAAAGACTACTTGGAGTAATTTTCTCTTCTTTTTTCTCTTTTCTTTTTGATGGTAAAATTGTTCTAGAAAGTTCACTTAATGGATGTCCTTTACACTTTATTGTAAATGATTTATACCAACCAAATGGAGCAGATTTTACTTCTATTAATGATTTTAAAGAATTCTTTAATTCTTTAAGTATATTAATTGCTATTTTTGGAGTTGCTAAATTTGAAGATAAATGAGCATATGGATAGAGAACAATCATTTTTACACCTATTATATTAGCATGTTCAATTATTGATTTTGTAGCTAATTCTACTACATCTTTAGGATTTTCTTCATCAATTTTTTCTATAGAACAAAAAACTACTAAACATTCTTCAAATCTTTCATATTTATTCTCAAGTGGTTCTGGTTCTTCAATAGCAGGTTCTATAACATTATATTCTATGAAATCTGCATGAATTAAAAGTATTCTCATTTATCCCACCAGATAGCTTGATATTCTTAATATAAATATATAAGGATGTTGTAAAAATTAATAATAGGAGAATTTTATGGAAGGATGTAAAAAATATAAAAATACAAGACTTGAAATGTTGAGAATGAAGTATGAGCTTAAAACTGAATATAGAGAAGCTTTAAGCTATTTAAGATTTTTCAGTATACTAAGATACAATAGATCAGGAAGTGCTAGTTAGTAAAGAATTCTAATTTTTTTGAACCAATTATTTCATCAAATTCTATTCCAAGTGCATCTAAAACTTGTTCAAAAGTAGATTGTATATGTCCAATATATTTTTCTATATCTATTTCATCAAGTCTTGCTAATTGTACTGGTTTTACACCTAAAGAGCCTTGAATTTTTACAAAAGAAATTATATCTCCTGGCTTTACTTCTTTTCCTTTTTCTTGAAGTTGTCTTGCAGCTTTAACATGTTGTGGAGTAGTTTTTACATATTTTTCAGGTGGACGAGATAACATTACTCTAAAAGCAAGATCATCTAATGTATATTTTCTATTCTTTAAATTAATATAACAATTTTGAATTATTTCTTTTATTTTTTCTTTAGCATATTTAAAATCTTCAGGAGTTTTAACTTCTTTTAATATTTGAGTCATTTCAGAAAATGCTTGTTTTAAAAATACTGGAGTATTTCGCTTTTTTCCTACTAAACCTTTTATATCAACAACACCATTATCTAATAATCCAAGATAATTCTTTTTTCTTCCAGAAAAAGTAACAAAAACATATTTTTTATCAATTTCAAGATCAATTCCAAAATTAAATTCTGCCCATTCTTGAAGTTTATAAATTTGTTCTTCTGTAGGATTATGTATAAATAAACTATCAGTATCAGCATAAATTACTTTTAATCCCATTTCTCTTGCTTTACTTATTGTTTCTTTTATTATATATCTTCCTATAGCAGTAGTACTTTCAGCAAGTGGTAAGCAATATAATGGAAATACTTCAGATCCAAAAACTCCATAAGATGCATTTAAAAATACTTTTAATGCTTGTTGTACTACTTTATACCAATTTCTTTCATTTTCTGGAATAGAAGGATCTTTAGATTTATGTTTAAACCATTTAACTCTTACATCTCTTAACATTCCAATTATTAAAGACATTAAACCTATTCTTTTTTTACAAATCCAATGTTTTGTATCTGGAACTATATTTGATTTACATTCTTCATGAATACATCTCACAGTTTCATAACTAAGATTCCATTTTGATATAATACTTGGATATAGACTTGCAAAATCTAAAACTATAACATTAAAATATACATCAGATTCAGGTCTTATTACAATTGCTCCCATATACTTCTTTCCTTTTATTATAGCTGTTGTAGAAGCTACTCCTTTAAGTAATTCTATATCACTTTGACGAGGAATTAAAAAACCTTTAATTCTATGTTCATGATATAACATACTTTTTATCCATTTTGATATTCCTTGTCTAACAACATCTTCCATAGACATTCTAGAAATTCTCATTATCATAGTTATTAAATTCATAATTAAATTAGAATTTTCAGTTGTAAGTTTAAGAACAATATAAGCATCTCTATAGCAATAAGATGCTAATTGAAGATAATCAAGTTCTGCTATACTTTTCTCTATTTGTATTTTCTTTATATTAAGTAAAGAATTAGCAATTGAATCTAAAGTTACTTCTCTATAAGCATTTCCAAAAGCATAAACTTGAATAGCATGATTATGAAAGAATTTATAAAGATCAATGTGAATTCCTATTGGAAGTAATGCTACATCTCTTCCTATTATTATTGGTATTTCTTCTTTTCTCATTCCAAGTACTTGAGCTCTTTTCCAAATATAATGTAAATCAAAACCATCACCATTAAATGTTAATACTATGGGATATTCAATTAAGTACTTAAATACTTCTTTGATTAATGATAATTCATTATCAAAATATTCAATTTCAACATTTTCTGGAAGTTCTTGAGGTCTTACTCCTTCATTTATATTATTTCTTTTTAAAATTAAAACTTTATTTAAACCATCTGATGAAGCTAATGAAACACACACTATGGGATTTTTAGCAGTATGTGGATCTGGTATTCTATCTACATGTTCAGATATAACTTCTATATCAATTGCAATTCTTCTATAATCAGGAACAGGAGTAGATAATAAAGGAAGCCATTCTAATAAATATTTAAGTCTTTCTTCAGGAAGATCTTTAAATATTTCTTTTATTTCATCTGAAATTTTATATTGATTAATTCTTAAGAGTTTACCATCTTTTATCATATATGTATAACCAGGTATTAAATCCATGTCATAAGTATAACATTCATGATATCTTATATTATCTTCCCAAGTATTTTCAATAATTTCTCTTAAACTATCTTTTCTTCCTCCAATAGAAAGAGGATCTTTTGCTATAACTTTTACTAATTTAATTTTTCTATCATAAAGTAAATCATATTTCTCTACTTCTTCAAATTTTTCAAATCCTGGATGTGAAATTATTTTTGGATTTAAACGAAGTTCATCTATAGATTGATTAGTAAAAAGATAAGGTTTATGGTTAGTATCATCATACCAAAATACAATTTTACCTTTTTCTGGATCATATAATTTTAAAAATGCTTTAT
This window harbors:
- a CDS encoding ATP-binding protein yields the protein MILSIKTKLLISFTTMLILFIIINSLILPYTEIRIYFSIMSIVTIILSTIYTLYINKVAFLPIEKIDKFLTKIIMEGEFSNRLKISGGKEINRLVNTINMLLSELENLIQKERKIFENKLEAFKLEYNKKIEDFLNITKSIVLTWSIDGKVKKINNYGLNLLGFSDLEILEKNIEEIFKISIHDLFQKKSHISEIVKKDGSKIWIKWTHKIIEENGEIVIISIGEDITEKINIKNLEIKKARITNNFYEKLISKRDSLNEILEVVINESIQLTESKSGLLWILEGNEGWACIIKNGIKEIINLSSINLKNKIFEIKEPIIENSSYIYIPEIDFKTNRYLIIPCNLKNIKAGILVCDKDFNYDNEDLEIINLISKYFILTIERYKLEEKFRKNIEEIITIFDSIDNPIYVVDINTHEILYANKYLCNILSENPIGKICYKELKNSNKPCEYCINDALLKQGIFKWDEYNEKFKKYYSNISRLIKWPDGRIVKFEYAIDISDRKYLEEQLKNKIIELENYSRNLENIVEEKSKALVEKERLATIGEMALMIGHDLRNPLQAIVYSLYLIKKNNGNSIEKYIESISNSVEYMNKIVSDLQDFARPIKMKVKNEKIKQVFENTLSLVKIPDNIKLIIDVDSNIEGEIDERLISRALINLIINAIQAMPNGGILRLSAKIENNWIKIIIEDTGMGMSKEVLNNLFKPFYTTKPKGMGLGLCIVKRFIEEHGGKIFVESELGKGTKFTIEIPRKIQY
- a CDS encoding threonine--tRNA ligase, which translates into the protein MRILLIHADFIEYNVIEPAIEEPEPLENKYERFEECLVVFCSIEKIDEENPKDVVELATKSIIEHANIIGVKMIVLYPYAHLSSNLATPKIAINILKELKNSLKSLIEVKSAPFGWYKSFTIKCKGHPLSELSRTILPSKRKEKKEEKITPSSLLILMPDGREIPIDLSKPETFLNLNIETPLLQLIKNEAGLKEEHGPPAHIKLMKRFELVDYEPASDIGHFRFYPKGLIIKESLEEFANELAIKELKALKIETPMLYKLDEPDIAEQVEKFRERDYRLKIDNKEFTLRFAGDFGLFRMMKDVIMSYKQLPIRVYELSHSFRLEQSGECVGLKRLRAFTMPDIHCFCININQGLSEYKLLFEKYTELTNAMEIEYAIAFRIVKEFYEKNKDWLISLLKIVNKPALIELLPEMKHYWIIKHEYQAIDSTGGNIQLSTVQLDIEDATRYGITYIDENGQKKGCIILHSSMGSIERWMGVILEQAIKNQKSGKVPKLPLWLSPIQVRIIPVSMNYLNKALEIASKISQASIRVDVDDREESVSKKIRDAEMEWIPYIIVIGEKEITSNELSIRIRGEGIFKKELNSLISEILEKISSKPKIPLCLPMLLSMRPKFS
- a CDS encoding DNA-directed DNA polymerase I; translated protein: MTITLDRFIIKKEEKKEEKKKEEKEEKKEEEDLEEEELEETIEEELEEIIEKTYFEAETPTNTGILYLLSISYDANKNKAFLKLYDPEKGKIVFWYDDTNHKPYLFTNQSIDELRLNPKIISHPGFEKFEEVEKYDLLYDRKIKLVKVIAKDPLSIGGRKDSLREIIENTWEDNIRYHECYTYDMDLIPGYTYMIKDGKLLRINQYKISDEIKEIFKDLPEERLKYLLEWLPLLSTPVPDYRRIAIDIEVISEHVDRIPDPHTAKNPIVCVSLASSDGLNKVLILKRNNINEGVRPQELPENVEIEYFDNELSLIKEVFKYLIEYPIVLTFNGDGFDLHYIWKRAQVLGMRKEEIPIIIGRDVALLPIGIHIDLYKFFHNHAIQVYAFGNAYREVTLDSIANSLLNIKKIQIEKSIAELDYLQLASYCYRDAYIVLKLTTENSNLIMNLITMIMRISRMSMEDVVRQGISKWIKSMLYHEHRIKGFLIPRQSDIELLKGVASTTAIIKGKKYMGAIVIRPESDVYFNVIVLDFASLYPSIISKWNLSYETVRCIHEECKSNIVPDTKHWICKKRIGLMSLIIGMLRDVRVKWFKHKSKDPSIPENERNWYKVVQQALKVFLNASYGVFGSEVFPLYCLPLAESTTAIGRYIIKETISKAREMGLKVIYADTDSLFIHNPTEEQIYKLQEWAEFNFGIDLEIDKKYVFVTFSGRKKNYLGLLDNGVVDIKGLVGKKRNTPVFLKQAFSEMTQILKEVKTPEDFKYAKEKIKEIIQNCYINLKNRKYTLDDLAFRVMLSRPPEKYVKTTPQHVKAARQLQEKGKEVKPGDIISFVKIQGSLGVKPVQLARLDEIDIEKYIGHIQSTFEQVLDALGIEFDEIIGSKKLEFFTN
- a CDS encoding GIY-YIG nuclease family protein, which encodes MKGCYALILYLNKAYNIEIGRKFFYLEKGVYVYIGSALGGINGRLNRHLRTFMNIIKNKHWHIDYLLPKSQLLYIIYCYSNERLECIIVKKLRNFGFLIINGFGNSDCKSKCGGHLIHMGSEIDKAMDYVKLTFSSLGLKYYLF
- a CDS encoding chemotaxis protein CheA translates to MLKEKYEEIYFSEIFDHIKLLNNIFINLEKNPKNENLILEALRIMHSIKGDSTVIGRNEIAKIAHEAENLLISIKNKKFIEKKDFDKLLEYIDKIEESLNSIRKNGKNTYKVIIENNFKDELKIIKAFLILKTLAENGNLISINPSYDALSSGNVPQTIIAIVSTQDIEKMKENLLKIEGITSVKFEILENKDFDTTEAIAAMNKLNEIEHLISTVESTSKENTGAIVDIIKDKYRLSEIRVNVKSLDKLFNLVGELVLAKSRLNNIVKSLDSNELKEVQRFLEGVVNEIQNEIMSIRLVPIGQVFGVFHRMVRDLAKELNKEIDLIIQGEETAVDRKILEELIDPIIHIIRNAVDHGIETPSERLKNGKNAIGTIKINAYRDASSFILDIEDDGRGIDPKLIKERALRIGLISESKAEAMSDEEAIYLICMPGFTTKDKASNISGRGVGMSAVKSKIEAMGGSLTIKSTLGLGTKITIRLPASMAMIKILVVRVGEEYYSIPLSDVVEIVQLKNIKYIKGQPFMDLRGKVIRLFSLSELLGIRENKKQNYVVIVKKADDKEYGFLVSEIVGEDEVTMRPFPQILQGTRGLLGASILGDGRPTFIIDVMTLV
- a CDS encoding DUF2286 domain-containing protein, producing the protein MEVVIIRAKEGNIISKTREKGDLKEVVKKKVMEALSLWNVEKADFTVIRDPQYPISVKLPITKEQYEIYSQYNMSRTPEGTVVFHIPVYIISFDNEYTDDNYIDKEVFVIAPALDEKAEEALLELALQTTSPEEEEL
- a CDS encoding NAD-dependent epimerase/dehydratase family protein encodes the protein MKIIVTGGCGFIGSNLVEQLVKDGYEVIIFDNLSTGNLKNIEGLNVKFFNKPYEKMSELVSNIDIIFHLGMPSSSPMYKNNPELVGKTINDAIAIFEYARKNNCKIVYASTSSLYNGNIPPYKEDMPIYVTDYYTECRYAIERLAMLYNKLYGVKSVGLRLFSVYGPKEEYKKEYANIISQFLWLIKQNKPPIIYGDGNQTRDFIHVLDVVKAFILAMEKDFEYEIFNIGTGKAYSFNDVINLINKILEKNIKPIYKPNPIKNYVYHTLADTSKAEKILEFKAKINLEDGIKSLIK